The DNA sequence taattccagcgaaatgattatttacagtcaaaatgagtctgttttaatcacaaataaccttttcgccgcaattaaatggccacaaaagtccatttttcttgtagtgagctTGCTAGATTTCAATAATTAATCAAGATGATCATTTGGAAATAAAcatttcaaatcattttaaatcttaaaataaaaataatattttattcatatatcattttatctataACCAAACGAGCTGGCTGAATAGTCTGGAAAAGCAATTAAGCATTTGATTGGCTCCAATAATAttatggcatgcatgcatgctgctgTAGTACTTATTCATATCAAACCAAGACTACGTACGTAACAAACAAGCGAATACATATCTGATCACCTGACCTGGAAATTGATCACTTGACATACTTAACAAACCATTGTAACAGGTCCTGATGGGCCTCCTCAGCAGACTTCACGGCGCCGTCATCTTCATCATCGTACCTGGTTGTCCAACCATGTATGACTTTCGGAAATATCTTAACATAGCTATACACCTGAGAAAAATCCAAGATTATCATCATTTCATGATTACTCGTGTTGAATTCAAAAACTGGGAAAGGATCGATCGATGAGAACAAAAGCTACGCAAGatgctgcatgcatggctgATTGCATGCGCTGAAGATTGAAGACTAATCATGCAGCATGAGGTACGCGGTTATTGTAAGATTAATGCAGGCTCGTCATGTGCTAGCTACTATTTGTTTCAAGAGGCTAGGGTTGTCATGAAGACAAATTAGCAGACATTATAACGTGCCAGACGAATTAAACTTGAAGCTGAAGAAAAGGGACCTAATTAAAGATATCATGATCTTAATTCCTACCTCAGGTTTGGTACTTAAGACCTGTTCAAACTGTTTCAAGAGTTCGGGTGGAGCCATTTCGTCAATCTCAGCTCCTAGTACCGCAATTGGAACCTTAACAGCTGAAATTAATGAATTCCAAACAATGACCATCAAACTATATATGACACATTTGCTAATTTGGTTGACATTGGAATCCATACCCTTGATATCATCCACAGTGACAATATAAGGATGTAATATCACAGCAGCTTGAATAAGTTCACACTTGGCAAGTTCAACCACGACCTTAGCTGAGAAAACAAACGTACAAAAGTCCATAAGTCGGCCTCTTCCGGAACCAGTAACTTGAAGAGCTTACATTGTCTATAATGGTGGAAGGGTAGGCCTGGGGAATGACTACGAAACTATGACTCTAtgcaattagaaaaaaaaaaagggaaattaaAAGAGGGGGAACATAAGAAAGAAtcaatagggaaaaaaaaaacttaccacCCCAGCAAAAACCTGCAGCCCCAACTGCAGAAACACCTTTACTTTTTACAGCTTCAATTATTGGCTTTGCCTCCTCAAATCCCTTTTCCTATTAAAATGAAACAGAGTTTCACGCACTCATGAAACTGCATAATGAAATTTACGTAGCAATTATTAATTAGTAGATGGCTGGAGCCTGGAGCTAGCAATAATAATGGGGTCACCAATCTACCATGGTCGCAAAAGGTGGATGTAGCCAGCCAGTTCAAAACTCATCTAGTATATATGAACCATGATGATCTGTTAATTGCTTTATGCAATGATGACAATAAAGAAGTTATGCAGCAGAATCCAGATATATTTCAGACAGCCCTGGGAATTAACTTATCCCATGCATATGAAAATCCAGTAGTGGATTCAAGTTTCACAAAAGGGACCTCCGCAACAAAGacaattttataacaatttccGCAAGGATTACAGTCTAAAACCCACCGTTCCATGATCCTTAATCCAAACTGGTAGAGGCCTATCAGCATTTTCGAACGAAAAGGGATCTCCATGTAGGAAATCAGGGACCACCACATAAAATCCAGCTGCTGCAACCTTGTCTGCGAGCTTCCTTTAATGTATAAAGCAGCTGACATTAGTTTTCACAAAGGCAAAAGTAGGCAATTAGACTTATCTACTGCACTCGGCTTCCAAAATAACAGAAAAGCAATTGCAAAAGTGCCCATGCATGCACTGTGTGACCAAATTTTAAGCCTAGTTTAGGTTAGTTTAGGTACTGAGAATacctcattttatattttttattattattcactattatttaatattttatcattacttttttactactattcaaaaaatacttaaaaatatctcactatccaaatacaATCTAAATCAGCCAAGTTTGAAATATGCAGTTTGTAAtttcaaagaaataaatatcTAGCTTAGCCAAAAATTATAGCATAAAACGAGTTTAGCGATGCATATATAAACTTTTCAAAAACATGCAACTTCTAGTTTGAACGTAGAGATCATGAGAcaataattatcaaaattatcaaaactttttataatttcattctcaaatattattcaaactcaaaaataatacaatttttacaaattttaaaacaaaaataacattaaagaaatatattcaaacaaatttttaattttataatatttttattcaattttttctctttttattttcaaaacccaataaaatatcttaattcaaattaattcaatattattcacaatAATCTAATATACCTAACTAGTAACTGATAGTGCAAAAACCTGTAAACTAAGGTTAGAAGAAAATATATGGTAattagccatatatatatatacctcaatTTTGGAGCTTCATAGCCTGCAGGACAAATCAAACATGTAAAGTTAGAAGTTGAAAGGGCAATAAAATAGCATAGCTTATGATTTTGTGGAAGGTACAAATGGGCACGATGTATATTACTTGTTCAACAAGAATCCAGCACTAAAATCTCGTTTTTCATATCTTACCGATCGAGTCCAGAACAGatcaaaaaggaagaaataaaCAACCGCGCGCATAAGAACGGAAAAGATTATAAACAACTAACACAAACACCAATCATCAGGAAAGTATTCCAGGTTTTCGCAACAAAACCAGAGATTTCTGAAGATGGAATTGCAATCGTTgatcagtctctctctctctattccaATTAAGACCGTAAagtttttacgtattttttttgCACACGCTTGACGCAACGAGTCTGTCTCCTCTCTGTGCTCCGAGTCGCTCATGA is a window from the Juglans regia cultivar Chandler chromosome 7, Walnut 2.0, whole genome shotgun sequence genome containing:
- the LOC108995001 gene encoding endo-1,3;1,4-beta-D-glucanase-like, with product MSGPQCCSNPPTLDPSAGSGHVEQLGGLPAYVSGSSDSKLAIILLSDVFGYEAPKLRKLADKVAAAGFYVVVPDFLHGDPFSFENADRPLPVWIKDHGTEKGFEEAKPIIEAVKSKGVSAVGAAGFCWGAKVVVELAKCELIQAAVILHPYIVTVDDIKAVKVPIAVLGAEIDEMAPPELLKQFEQVLSTKPEVYSYVKIFPKVIHGWTTRYDDEDDGAVKSAEEAHQDLLQWFVKYVK